The Sorangiineae bacterium MSr11954 DNA segment TCTCGGACGTGGAGATCTTTCACCGGCTGACCCTGGGGGAGATCCCTTCACCGCTCAGCGTCGATCCCTCCTTGCCCGCCGAGCTGGTAGCCATCTGCGATCGGGCCCTGGCGCTGAACTGCGAGGACCGCTTTGCGACCGCGCAAGAGCTGGGGGAGGCCATCGAGGCCTATTTGGCCACCCTACCCGACCCTCCAAGCGCGCGCGCCATTGGCAAGTACGTCGGGGAGCTCTTCGCCGAGAACCGCGCCAAGGTGAAGGCGGCCATCGACGCCGAGCTCAAACGAAGCGAGAACTCGCCGGCTACGATCAGCGACATTCCCGTTTTCGTCGATCCGGAGAGCGCGAGCAGCGACAGCGGCGCATCCGTATCCCCGTCTGCATCGCCCACGCCCCCCACGTTGCAGGTGGCCGGGGAAGACCTGCGGGGCTCAGGCGGCTACGACCCCTCGAGCCATCCGAGCCATCCGAGCGTCGATCCGAGGGAGGTAGGCCGTGGAGGATTTCAGGCTGGGTTCTTCGCGCTGCTCCTCGGAGGTGCCATCGTTCTCACGCTCGGCGCCGCGTTTGGCCTGCCGTGGTGGCACGCGAACCGTGGAACGCAAACAGCGCACCCGTTCGGCGGCGCTCCCGCGGGCGCGGCGCCCAACACAGCGCCCGGAGCGTCCGCGAACGGGGCTCCTCTTCTGGTGGTGGGCGGCGCCGGGGAGCCCGGCGCGCTCGCGAACCAAACCATCGTGCTCAAGGTCAAAGTCATTCCGCACAGCGCCAGCGTGTTCATCGACGATGTTCCGCTCTCCTCGAATCCAGGCACCGCGCGGTTCGTGCGCGACACGGTAGCGCACCGCATCGTGGCCTCCGCGACGGGGTACGCGCGGCAGCTGCTCATGGTGACCTACGATGAACCGGAGAAAGAGGTGACCATCACGCTCGACCGCGAGCAGCCGGCGGGCGCAGGCGGTTCTGCAGGTGGGGGTGGAGGACAGGCCCGTGTGACCGGACGCACGCACCGCGGAGGCGCCGCTGCCGAGACGCCACCGACGGTCATCACGCAGGGTCCCTCGACGCCAACGCCGTCATCGACCGTCTCCCCTCCGGAGCCAAGCACCCCGCCCCCGCCAACGAGCAGCGTGCTACCCACGCCCGCGCCCATGGCAACAGCGGCGCCCCCTCCGCCTGGAAACATCGACCTCGGCGGCATTCGTGCCACCATCCGCAACCACTCGGGCGAGGTGCAGGACTGCTACGACCGAGCCCATTTGGAGCGCAGCGATCTGCGTGGCCAGGTCGTGGTTTCCTCGATCATTGGCGCGCAAGGCCAGGTCCTGAGCGCCAACGTCTCGCAATCGACAGCCGATAGCGCGCGGCTCGAACAATGCTTAATCCGCGTCTTCGAGCGCTGGACCTTTCCGCAACCTGCGGGCGGGGTGAACGGCACGGTCACATACACGTTCAAGTTCAACTGACGCTCCCGGTCGGTCTCGGCTGTCCCGTCTCCCTTGTCTCGCGCGTCGGCCGAGGGCAACCGGGTGGGGTTCGATGGCGCGAACTGCTCGAAGTGGCTTTGGTTGGTGCCGCTCACCAGCGGCGTGGGCCGGCGGGGCGAAACGGCACGGTCACGTACACGTTCAACTGACGCTCCCGGTCGGTCTCGTCTCCCTTGTCTGTCCCGTCTCGCGCATCGGGAGAGGGCAACCGGGCGGGGTTCGACGGCGCGAGCTGCTCGAAGTGGCTTTGGTTGGTGCCGCTCACGAGCGGCGTGGGCCGGCGGGGTAAACTGGCACGGTCACATACATGTTCAAGTTCAACTGACGCTCCCGGTCTGTCCCGTCTCGCGCGTCGGGAGAGGGCAACCGGGCGGGGTTCGACGGCGCGAGCTGCTCGAAGCCGCTTTGGTTGGGTGCCACTCACGAGCGGCGTGGGCGTGATGAGGCACCTGAAGTGGCGGCGTTCCCGGCTTATTGAACATCTGCATCGGGTCGACGACCCGCTTACCTTATCCACTCGAGCCAATTCACAATAAATGTGCTTTGCACATAACTCTTGCGTTTAATCCACGCTTTGCAAGTCCGCATTCTGGAAATGCATATCCGACGTGATATGAACGTAGCATGAGCATTTCCACGAGCGAGAGCGCGAGCGACACCGCTCGAAGCAAATCGTCTTCGGTACCCATTCATCGATGGGCGCTGGCCGGCGTCCTCGCCACCATTGTCATGGTCATCCTCGGCGGAATCAGTCGATCCTTGGGGCTCATCGCGGGCGTCGGCGCGACGCTCATGGCCAAGTGGTTCAATCTGGTGCTGCACGGACAACCCTTCGTTGACGATGTTCGAACCGCTATGGGCGAGCCGCTGCCGACGCCCCTTGCCGTTTTGATCCATTTGGCCATTGGAGCGGGTTTTGCCGTGCTATTCGGGCTCGGCGTCCGCCGCTTTGGGCCCCCCGGCACCTCCTGGTCAAGCTCGTCAAGCTGGTGGGCCTGGTGGCCCGCGGTCGTTTTTGGCGTGGCGACATCCATCGCCAATGGGTTTCTCACATTTCCCGGCATGGGGTTTGGCATCTTCGGAGTCGACGGCCCTCCCGAGATGATGATGATCCGCACAAATTTGGTGATGCACCTTTATTATGGCCTTGGGCTCGCCCTTGCTGCCCGTTTCCTTTGCTCGCCCGCCCGCATATCGGGAGGCACCCCCGCGCCCACCGTACCGACACGTGAGGCGACCAACCGGTAAATGGCACCTGCCAGGTCAATGGATGTCGTTGCATACCGCAAGGCGGTAGCGGGAGGGATGAATGCTCGCATCGGATCCGGGTCGTTTCGTGGCGAGTGCATTCGATAAACTGAAATCCAAACGCTGTACCGCGGTCATCACCGTGCCCGCGCCCCTCGCCCCGCCGGCGGCTTTTCTGCGAAACCAACGCCGGAACATGAGCTTCTTCTGGGACTCGCCGGGCGATCTCCCCCATGCGGGCGCGGGCGCGGTGGAGATCCTGCGCGTGTCGGGCCCCAAGCGCTGCGCGCAACTCGAGGCGAGGCTCGAACGGCTCTGGAACGATCTCGTCGTGCACATTCACCCCGATTGCGCACCACCCCCACCGCGCGCATTCGGGGGCATGTCGTTTCATCCCGATGGCGCGTCCTCCCGCTCCCCCCATTGGCAGGAGTTCGACGACGGATGTTTCACCTTGCCCAGGTGGTGCTACGGGCACGACGGCAAGCGCGCATTCTTGAGCCTCGCGGTGCGAGGCCCCGAAGATTGCGACCCCGTTCGCGGTCGAGAGCTCGTGGACGAGCTCGAAGCGATCTTGCTCGGGCTGGAGCGCGCCGCGGAGGCATCGCCCGTTCGCCATCACGAGCGGCCGGCCGAGGCCCCTGCGAACGCGGCCGGGACGATTCACCAGATCGATGTTCGCACGTGGGAGCGGCGCATCGCCGAGATCCACCGCGCGATTGGAACCGGGGAGTTCCAAAAGATCGTGGCCGCGCGCCGCTGCGATGTCGAGCTTCCGTGGGCGGTGGACGAGCTCGAGGTGCTCTCGCGCCTGGTCGCCGAGCCCATGTGCACGCGGTTTCTGTTCGGCCGCGAGAAATTTCGTTTTCTGGGCGCATCGCCCGAGCTCCTCTTCCACAAGCGCGGCAAGGTGCTGCGCACCGAGGCGCTGGCCGGAACGTCGCCCTGTCCCGCAGGCGCCGACGTCGCCGAACGCGCAAACGCATTGCTCGCCAGCCGAAAGGACCGCGTGGAGCACGCGTTCGTGGTCCGTGAGATTGCGCAAATCCTGGGACCTCTCTGCAAAGAGTTTCGCTCCCCCGCCCAGCCCAGGGTGCGGTCCATCCGCGAGATCCTCCACCTCTACACCCCGTTCGAAGGGTCCCTCGAGCACGAGATGAACCCCATTCGCCTTTTGGCCGCGCTGCACCCCACCCCGGCGGTGGGCGGATTGCCCAAGGCGCACGCGGCCGAGTGGATCGCTCGGCACGAGGTCGAGCCGCGCGGCTGGTACACGGGGCCGGTGGGCTGGGTGGACGCCGCGGGCGACGCGCGCTTCGTGGTCGCCATCCGATGTGGCCTCGTGGGCGAGTGCTCGGCGCTCATCTTCACCGGCGCGGGCATCGTGGAGGAGTCCCTGGCGAGCGCCGAATATGCGGAGACCACCCTCAAGCAGCTTCCGCTGCTGCGCGCCCTCGGTTTTCTCGAGGAGGCGTTCCATCCGAAACCGCGGCAAGCAACCGACGGGTCCTAACGATGCTCAGCAAGGACGACAACGAATTTCTATGTCGAATTGGCCCCCGGACCCCCATGGGCACGGCGCTTCGTCGCTACTGGTGGCCCGCCATCCCATCGTCGGACTTGCCGAAGCCCGATAGCGCCCCCGTGCGCGTGCGTTTGCTCGGCGAGGACTTCGTCGTCTTTCGCGATACCGAGGGCCGCGTGGGCATGCTCGACGAGACATGCTGCCACCGCGGCGCATCCCTGGTGCTCGGAAGGGTGGAGCAAGGAGGTATTCGCTGCCTGTACCATGGGTGGAAGTTCGCGGTGGATGGCACCGTCCTGGAAACGCCGAACTGCAAGGATCCGGCATTCAAAACGCGATTCAAGGCGCGCTCCTACCCCGCGCGGGAAGCGGGAGGGTTCGTCTGGGTGTACATCGGCCCGAAAGAGGAGGAGCCGCCATTCGTGGCATACGATTATTTTGGCGTCGAGGCATCCCATCGATGGATTGCACCGGCGGTCTTCGACGCCAACTTCGTGCAGGTGCTGGAAGGCTTCGTCGACTCGTCCCACCTCGGCATTCTTCACCAGGATGCCTGGAAGCCTGTGGGCTTCTTGGAGACGGATACCTCGAAGCGTCTGCTCGGACACCTCGCGCCCGACATCGAGGCGGAGGACACCGACTTCGGCTTTTGCTACGCGGCGCTCCGCACCACCCCCGCCGAAGACGGCCCCCCCATCACCACGGCGCGCTTGACGGCTTATGTCGCGCCGACCACCGTCTTCTTCGCGATGGGCACGCGCCCGGCCTTTGGCTCCGCGACCTTTACCGTTCCGGTGGACGATGTTCGGACCATCGTGCACTCGCTCTTCTGGGACAAAGAGCGCGCGATCAACGAAGAGCCGCTTCGCTCGCAGATGCAGCCCTTCTTTGGAATGGATCCCGCGATCTTGGACGCGTTCGGCGCATCCCGCGAGCAAGCCGATCGCCCCGACAAACCCTCCCGCAACAACCACTTCCTCCAAGATCGAGACGCCATGGCCCGAGGCCGGAGCTGGACGGGGCTGCCGACCTTCATCCCCGAGGACGTGGCCATCTGCGGATCGATGGGGCCGATCTACGATCGCTCCCGCGAGCACCTGGTGCCATCCGACGTGGGGGTGCTCCGCATGCGGCGCGCGCTCATCGAGTCCGCCCGTCGGGTCCAACGCGGCGAGAGGCCCATCGGACTGGATAAGCCGTTCGACACCTCGCAAATCCGTTGCATCGAGTCGGTGGTCACCCCGGCCAATCCATGGCAACGGCTCATCCCCGGCCGCAAACCTCCCGAGGGCGCCGCGTGAAACCGCGCACCTGAAAGTCCTCCGCATGGAAACCGCATCGCCGCGCCTCTTCATCGACACGATCCACGCGTTCCGGCGCACGGCCATGATCGCCGCCGCCATCCGACTCGACATCTTCAGCCACATTGCCGAGGGCGCGACCACGGCTCGCGCGCTGGCCCAAAGCGTATCGGTCTCCCCGCGCGGGATCCGCATTTTATGCGATTGCCTGGCGGTCAATGGCTTCCTGTCCAAGCGCGGCGATGCCTACGCGCTCACCGCGGACGCAGCGGCATTCCTGGATCGACGTTCGCCCACCTACCTGGGCAGCCTCGCCGATTACATCGCCTCGGATCTTCAGTGGGAAGCGTTCCGCGACATCGTTCCCGCCGTCCGCCGCGGCGGAACGGTCCTTCCGAACGGCGGCATCCTCGATCCCGACCACACGAGTTGGACCCAATATGCGCGCAGCATGTCCCCCATGCTCCGGCGCCCCGCACACGAGGTCGCGCGCATGCTCGCTGGCGAAACGAGTGGGCGCCCCGTGCGCGTGCTCGATCTCGCGGCAGGCCATGGGCTGTTCGGCATTGCGCTCGCCCAGGCAAACCCACGGGCCCAGGTGGTCGCCCTCGATGGAGTCCAGCCGCTGGCGATCGCGCGCGCCCATGCGGAGGCGGCGGGCGTGGCCGAGCGCTACACCACCCTCGCGGGCGACGCGAGACAACTGGATTTTGGCGGACCTTACGATCTCTTGCTCGTCGCCAATTTGCTCCATTGCTTCGATCGCGAAGCATGCGACGGTATCCTGCGCCGGCTGCGCGCATCGGCCGCACCGGGGGCGCGCCTGGCCATCGTCGACTTCGTACCCCTGGACGACCGCACCGGCTCGCGCGATGGTGTCGAGTTCGCGCTCATCATGTTGTGCCTGACCCCCGCGGGCGACGCGCACACCTTCGAGGAGCTCGCCGCGATGGTTCAACGCGCGGGCTTTCACGCGCCGGAGCTCCGCCCCATCGCAGCGAGCCCCATGAGCGTCGTTCTCGCCGAGGCGCGAGAGTGAGGGAGCCATGCCGGACGAGCTCTCCGTATGGGCCGCCGCGAGGGAGGTGCCGCAACGAACCGCGCTCGTCGCCGATGGCGCCGCCGTGTCGTATGTGGAGCTCGCGCATCGGGTGCAGGCGGCGGCCGCGTGGCTCGCGCGCCAGGGCATCGCCGCGGGGCACCCTGGACGTGTTGCCTTGGTCGCGGCCCATGACGAGCCAACGCTCCTCGTTCTGCTCGCGCTGATCGACCTCGGGGTCACGGTGGTGCTCATCCATCCACGGCTCACACCGCGCGAGCGGGCGCTCCTCATCGCCGACACGACGCCGTCGCTGGTCGTGGAGGCGCCCGGCCCGCTCTCCCCGCTCGAGGCTGCACCCGCCACCCCTGGCCCGACCACGAACGTTCCCGTCGATGGGGCGCACGCCATGTGCATCCTCTTCACCTCGGGAACCACGGGGAGGGCCAAGGGGGTGCTCCTCTCGCGCAACGCGTTCCGCGCGGCCGCGCGCGCGAGCGAGGCGAACCTCGGCTGGCGCGAGGACGATCGATGGCTCCTCGGCACATCGCTGGCGCACGTCGCGGGCCTCTCCGTGGTGATGCGTTGCTTGATCGCGCGCCGCACCTTCGTGCTGCCGGCGTTGCATCGCTTCGACCCCTATGCCATCGAGGCGGTGCTTCACCGCGATCGCGTCACCCTCCTGTCGTGGGTCTCGCCCATGCTCGCGCAGTACCTCGACGCAGAGCGAACCATGCCGCGCACCGTACGCGCCATCCTCCTGGGCGGTGGACCGGCCTCGCCGCGCCTCTTGCAGCGGGCAAAGGAACGCGGTCTACCGATCGTGACGACCTACGGCCTCACCGAGTCCTGCGCGCAGGTGACCACCCAGATCCTCGGCACGCCCCCGGGGCCGGAGCAGGGCGCAGGGCCTCCGCTGCCCGGAAACGAAGTGCGCATCGTCGACGGCGAGGTGCACGTGCGCGGGCCCTCGCGCATGAGCGGCTATTTTCCGCCGGGTGCCCACCCGGATGCCGTCGACCCGGAAGGCTGGTTGCACACGGGCGACCACGGACACCTCGACGAAGCCGGCCGCCTGCACGTGAGCGCGCGGCGCGCCGATCGGATCGTGACGGGGGGCGAGAATGTCTCCCCGGTGGAGGTCGAGCACGCGCTGGAGCAGCTCGAGGCCGTTCGCGCGGTGTGCGTGTTCGGCGTCGCCGATGAAACGTGGGGCGCGGTGGTCGCAGCCGCCATCGTATGGAACGATCCCGCGCGCGGATGCTCGGATCCGGATCTCGCGCGCGCCCTTGCAGCGATGCTCGCACCGTCCAAGCGCCCCCGTCTCCTCGCGGTGCTCGACGATTTGGCCTGGAACGCCGGAGGAAAGCTGGACAGGGCAGAGACCGCAAAGCGCGCCATCCCGCACCTTCGCAGTCTGCCTGGAGCGCCGAACGGTTCGACCTCTAGTACCGAGCATGCGCCGTCAGGGTGATCGCGCGAACGCGATGACGCCGCAGATGCTCCTCATCGACCGTGCAGCCGATGCCGGGGCCGCGCGGGACCGAGAGGATCCCCGCCCGATCGCGGATGACTGGCTCCACCAGGTCACGGGTGAAGTACCGGTCCGAGCCCAAGTTGTCGCCCGGCAAGGTAAAGCCGGGGAGGCTCGCCAGCGCA contains these protein-coding regions:
- a CDS encoding TonB family protein, with amino-acid sequence MPNHPSPTSDGVAQLHSKYRPILEIGQGGMSRVDLALVRGPGKFTKLQVIKRLLPTLATDSDFLEMFLEEARLSARLNHANIVQINEIDFDGVHHFMAMEYLEGQTLDAVVRASSKRGGIPMAMHLRIIAEACAGLHYAHELTDLDGKPLHIVHRDVSPHNVIVTYNGQVKVLDFGIAKAADSSHHTRTGVVKGKCAYMAPEQFQQGRIDRRADIFALGIMVWQAATGTRMWKRLSDVEIFHRLTLGEIPSPLSVDPSLPAELVAICDRALALNCEDRFATAQELGEAIEAYLATLPDPPSARAIGKYVGELFAENRAKVKAAIDAELKRSENSPATISDIPVFVDPESASSDSGASVSPSASPTPPTLQVAGEDLRGSGGYDPSSHPSHPSVDPREVGRGGFQAGFFALLLGGAIVLTLGAAFGLPWWHANRGTQTAHPFGGAPAGAAPNTAPGASANGAPLLVVGGAGEPGALANQTIVLKVKVIPHSASVFIDDVPLSSNPGTARFVRDTVAHRIVASATGYARQLLMVTYDEPEKEVTITLDREQPAGAGGSAGGGGGQARVTGRTHRGGAAAETPPTVITQGPSTPTPSSTVSPPEPSTPPPPTSSVLPTPAPMATAAPPPPGNIDLGGIRATIRNHSGEVQDCYDRAHLERSDLRGQVVVSSIIGAQGQVLSANVSQSTADSARLEQCLIRVFERWTFPQPAGGVNGTVTYTFKFN
- a CDS encoding DUF2938 family protein, translating into MVILGGISRSLGLIAGVGATLMAKWFNLVLHGQPFVDDVRTAMGEPLPTPLAVLIHLAIGAGFAVLFGLGVRRFGPPGTSWSSSSSWWAWWPAVVFGVATSIANGFLTFPGMGFGIFGVDGPPEMMMIRTNLVMHLYYGLGLALAARFLCSPARISGGTPAPTVPTREATNR
- a CDS encoding isochorismate synthase, which encodes MASAFDKLKSKRCTAVITVPAPLAPPAAFLRNQRRNMSFFWDSPGDLPHAGAGAVEILRVSGPKRCAQLEARLERLWNDLVVHIHPDCAPPPPRAFGGMSFHPDGASSRSPHWQEFDDGCFTLPRWCYGHDGKRAFLSLAVRGPEDCDPVRGRELVDELEAILLGLERAAEASPVRHHERPAEAPANAAGTIHQIDVRTWERRIAEIHRAIGTGEFQKIVAARRCDVELPWAVDELEVLSRLVAEPMCTRFLFGREKFRFLGASPELLFHKRGKVLRTEALAGTSPCPAGADVAERANALLASRKDRVEHAFVVREIAQILGPLCKEFRSPAQPRVRSIREILHLYTPFEGSLEHEMNPIRLLAALHPTPAVGGLPKAHAAEWIARHEVEPRGWYTGPVGWVDAAGDARFVVAIRCGLVGECSALIFTGAGIVEESLASAEYAETTLKQLPLLRALGFLEEAFHPKPRQATDGS
- a CDS encoding Rieske 2Fe-2S domain-containing protein, translated to MGTALRRYWWPAIPSSDLPKPDSAPVRVRLLGEDFVVFRDTEGRVGMLDETCCHRGASLVLGRVEQGGIRCLYHGWKFAVDGTVLETPNCKDPAFKTRFKARSYPAREAGGFVWVYIGPKEEEPPFVAYDYFGVEASHRWIAPAVFDANFVQVLEGFVDSSHLGILHQDAWKPVGFLETDTSKRLLGHLAPDIEAEDTDFGFCYAALRTTPAEDGPPITTARLTAYVAPTTVFFAMGTRPAFGSATFTVPVDDVRTIVHSLFWDKERAINEEPLRSQMQPFFGMDPAILDAFGASREQADRPDKPSRNNHFLQDRDAMARGRSWTGLPTFIPEDVAICGSMGPIYDRSREHLVPSDVGVLRMRRALIESARRVQRGERPIGLDKPFDTSQIRCIESVVTPANPWQRLIPGRKPPEGAA
- a CDS encoding methyltransferase domain-containing protein; protein product: METASPRLFIDTIHAFRRTAMIAAAIRLDIFSHIAEGATTARALAQSVSVSPRGIRILCDCLAVNGFLSKRGDAYALTADAAAFLDRRSPTYLGSLADYIASDLQWEAFRDIVPAVRRGGTVLPNGGILDPDHTSWTQYARSMSPMLRRPAHEVARMLAGETSGRPVRVLDLAAGHGLFGIALAQANPRAQVVALDGVQPLAIARAHAEAAGVAERYTTLAGDARQLDFGGPYDLLLVANLLHCFDREACDGILRRLRASAAPGARLAIVDFVPLDDRTGSRDGVEFALIMLCLTPAGDAHTFEELAAMVQRAGFHAPELRPIAASPMSVVLAEARE
- a CDS encoding AMP-binding protein, giving the protein MPDELSVWAAAREVPQRTALVADGAAVSYVELAHRVQAAAAWLARQGIAAGHPGRVALVAAHDEPTLLVLLALIDLGVTVVLIHPRLTPRERALLIADTTPSLVVEAPGPLSPLEAAPATPGPTTNVPVDGAHAMCILFTSGTTGRAKGVLLSRNAFRAAARASEANLGWREDDRWLLGTSLAHVAGLSVVMRCLIARRTFVLPALHRFDPYAIEAVLHRDRVTLLSWVSPMLAQYLDAERTMPRTVRAILLGGGPASPRLLQRAKERGLPIVTTYGLTESCAQVTTQILGTPPGPEQGAGPPLPGNEVRIVDGEVHVRGPSRMSGYFPPGAHPDAVDPEGWLHTGDHGHLDEAGRLHVSARRADRIVTGGENVSPVEVEHALEQLEAVRAVCVFGVADETWGAVVAAAIVWNDPARGCSDPDLARALAAMLAPSKRPRLLAVLDDLAWNAGGKLDRAETAKRAIPHLRSLPGAPNGSTSSTEHAPSG